A stretch of Shinella zoogloeoides DNA encodes these proteins:
- the pstC gene encoding phosphate ABC transporter permease subunit PstC has product MSISLLLLIVAGIGVVGYLLGSWRANALAGGRLSSLHSRPGYYGAFVAVWSILPAALLLLVWAVASPAYIGSAVRAGFPEEVKATSQAEQNLSYNMIGAISRGLPALSPEERETLSRDASAARGILGAKGVPLAADPAPYMLKAAEDLDRMTATSGTILTVLVVAVALAGAFLSWRAIAPKFRARNRVEGVMLAGLIGASSIAILTTVGIVASMATEAIHFFNMVPAWEFFFGTTWDPRFAAAGATDSSGQFGLIPLLAGTLYIGFVAMLVAVPVGLFAAIYMSEYASRTLRSVAKPLLEVLAGIPTIVYGFFALITVGPFLRDISAQLNGLVTGNYSNFIQAQSVLTAGFVMGIMLIPYVSSLSDDIITAVPRALRDGSLGLGATRSETIKRVILPAALPGIVGALLMTASRAIGETMIVVLAAGVAARMQLNPFEPMTTVTVKIVNQLTGDLEFTSPQTLVAFALGITLFVITLCLNIYALYIVRKYREQYE; this is encoded by the coding sequence ATGAGTATTTCCCTTCTTCTGCTCATCGTCGCCGGGATCGGCGTCGTGGGCTACCTGCTCGGAAGCTGGCGCGCGAACGCGCTTGCCGGCGGCAGGCTATCCAGCCTGCATTCCCGTCCGGGCTATTACGGCGCCTTCGTCGCGGTCTGGTCCATCCTTCCCGCCGCCCTGCTGCTGCTGGTCTGGGCCGTTGCAAGCCCGGCCTATATCGGCTCCGCCGTTCGCGCCGGCTTCCCCGAAGAGGTGAAGGCGACCTCGCAGGCCGAGCAGAACCTCAGCTACAACATGATCGGCGCGATCTCGCGCGGCCTTCCGGCCCTGTCGCCGGAGGAACGGGAGACCCTGTCCCGTGACGCTTCCGCCGCTCGCGGCATTCTCGGCGCCAAGGGCGTGCCGCTGGCCGCCGATCCCGCGCCCTACATGCTGAAGGCCGCCGAAGACCTCGACCGCATGACGGCGACGAGCGGCACCATCCTGACGGTCCTCGTCGTGGCCGTCGCGCTTGCCGGCGCCTTCCTCTCCTGGCGCGCCATCGCGCCGAAGTTCCGTGCCCGCAATCGCGTCGAGGGCGTGATGCTGGCCGGCCTCATCGGGGCGTCCTCCATCGCCATCCTGACGACGGTGGGCATCGTCGCCTCCATGGCGACGGAGGCCATCCACTTCTTCAACATGGTCCCGGCCTGGGAATTCTTCTTCGGCACGACCTGGGACCCGCGCTTCGCCGCCGCCGGCGCGACGGACTCTTCCGGCCAGTTCGGCCTGATCCCGCTGCTTGCCGGCACGCTCTATATCGGCTTCGTCGCCATGCTGGTCGCCGTGCCGGTCGGCCTCTTCGCCGCTATCTACATGTCGGAATATGCCTCGCGCACCTTGCGTTCGGTCGCAAAACCCCTGCTCGAAGTGCTCGCGGGCATCCCGACCATCGTCTACGGCTTCTTCGCCCTCATCACGGTCGGCCCGTTCCTGCGCGATATTTCCGCTCAACTGAACGGCCTCGTCACCGGTAACTATTCGAACTTCATCCAGGCGCAGAGCGTGCTGACGGCCGGTTTCGTCATGGGGATCATGCTGATCCCCTACGTCTCCTCGCTGTCGGACGATATCATCACCGCCGTGCCGCGCGCCCTGCGTGACGGTTCGCTCGGCCTCGGCGCCACCCGCTCGGAAACGATCAAACGCGTCATCCTGCCAGCCGCCCTGCCGGGCATCGTCGGCGCGCTGCTGATGACCGCCTCGCGCGCCATCGGTGAAACGATGATCGTGGTGCTTGCCGCGGGCGTCGCCGCCCGCATGCAGCTCAACCCCTTCGAGCCGATGACCACCGTGACCGTCAAGATCGTCAACCAGCTCACCGGCGACCTCGAATTCACCTCGCCTCAGACGCTCGTGGCCTTCGCGCTCGGCATCACGCTCTTCGTCATCACGCTTTGCCTCAACATCTACGCCCTCTACATCGTGCGCAAATACCGGGAGCAGTACGAATGA
- the pstA gene encoding phosphate ABC transporter permease PstA, with translation MSQVSTSPALGIAARPERRDIGLGRRYAAERRFRLYGMAAIGFGLLFLFLLLFSVVSKGYTAFQQTMITIPVEFSEQVIDKNNERATNPQKLVSANYPVVARNALARVLGVDEKDRAGLKAVNGMISDSVRVQFRNLVTADPAIIGTTQTVTFLAHGDLDSAFKGQIDLTVPETNRKVSDRQVGWMNTLAESGALSKHFNTGLFTNGASSRPEAAGVGVALIGSLYMMLIVLVLSLPIGVAASIYLEEFAPKNRFTDLIEVNINNLAAVPSIVYGLLGLAVFINFAGFPRSAALVGGLVLTLMTLPTIIIATRAALKAVPPSIRSAALGLGASKMQTVFHHVLPLAMPGILTGTIIGLAHALGETAPLLLIGMVAFVADVPATPMDPATALPVQIYMWANEAERAFVERTSGAIIVLLIFLILMNVGAILLRRRFERRW, from the coding sequence ATGAGCCAGGTCTCCACTAGCCCCGCCCTCGGCATCGCTGCCCGTCCCGAGCGCCGCGATATCGGCCTTGGCCGACGCTACGCCGCCGAACGCCGCTTCCGCCTCTACGGCATGGCCGCCATCGGCTTCGGCCTTCTCTTCCTGTTCCTGCTGCTGTTCTCGGTGGTCTCCAAGGGCTACACTGCCTTCCAGCAGACGATGATCACGATCCCGGTCGAGTTTTCCGAACAGGTCATCGACAAGAACAACGAGCGCGCCACGAACCCGCAGAAACTGGTCTCGGCCAATTATCCGGTCGTCGCCCGCAATGCGCTCGCCAGGGTTCTCGGCGTCGATGAAAAGGATCGCGCCGGCCTCAAGGCGGTCAACGGCATGATCTCGGACAGCGTCCGCGTTCAGTTCCGCAATCTCGTCACCGCCGATCCCGCAATCATCGGCACGACGCAGACCGTGACCTTCCTCGCCCACGGCGATCTCGACTCGGCCTTCAAGGGCCAGATCGATCTCACCGTGCCGGAAACCAACCGCAAGGTCTCCGACAGGCAGGTCGGCTGGATGAACACGCTTGCCGAAAGCGGCGCGCTCTCCAAGCACTTCAATACCGGCCTCTTCACCAATGGCGCATCGAGTCGCCCGGAAGCCGCCGGCGTCGGTGTCGCGCTCATCGGCTCGCTCTACATGATGCTGATCGTGCTCGTGCTGTCGCTGCCCATCGGCGTCGCCGCCTCGATCTATCTGGAAGAGTTCGCCCCGAAGAACCGCTTCACGGACCTTATCGAGGTGAACATCAACAATCTCGCCGCCGTGCCGTCCATCGTCTACGGTCTGCTCGGTCTCGCCGTCTTCATCAATTTCGCCGGCTTCCCGCGCTCGGCGGCCCTCGTCGGCGGCCTGGTGCTGACGCTCATGACGCTGCCGACCATCATCATCGCGACCCGCGCGGCGCTGAAGGCCGTGCCGCCGTCGATCCGCTCGGCGGCCCTCGGCCTCGGCGCGTCGAAGATGCAGACCGTGTTCCACCACGTCCTGCCGCTGGCGATGCCCGGCATCCTCACCGGTACGATCATCGGCCTTGCCCATGCGCTTGGCGAAACAGCACCGCTCCTCCTCATCGGCATGGTCGCTTTCGTCGCCGACGTTCCGGCAACGCCGATGGACCCGGCGACGGCGCTTCCGGTACAGATCTACATGTGGGCGAACGAGGCCGAGCGCGCCTTCGTGGAGCGCACCTCGGGAGCCATCATCGTGCTCCTCATCTTCCTCATCCTCATGAATGTTGGCGCCATCCTGTTGCGCCGCCGTTTCGAACGGCGCTGGTAG
- the pstB gene encoding phosphate ABC transporter ATP-binding protein PstB yields the protein MNIMSEAAVEKALDRKMNDISYKMIGKDVSVYYGEKRALYDVNLNVRENTVTALIGPSGCGKSTFLRTLNRMNDTIDGCRVTGRITLDSDDIYDPNIDVVELRARVGMVFQKPNPFPKSIYENVAYGPRIHGLAKAKADMDAIVEQSLQKAGLWNEVKDRLHEGGTGLSGGQQQRLCIARAVAVSPEVILMDEPCSALDPIATAKVEELIHELRANFTIVIVTHSMQQAARVSQRTAMFHLGNLVEENDTDKMFTNPDDQRTQDYIMGRFG from the coding sequence ATGAACATCATGTCAGAAGCAGCCGTCGAGAAAGCGCTGGACAGAAAAATGAATGACATTTCCTACAAGATGATCGGCAAGGACGTTTCGGTCTACTACGGCGAGAAGCGCGCGCTCTACGACGTCAATCTCAACGTCCGCGAAAACACCGTGACCGCCCTCATCGGTCCCTCGGGCTGCGGCAAGTCCACGTTCCTGCGCACGCTGAACCGCATGAACGACACCATCGACGGCTGCCGCGTCACCGGCCGCATCACGCTCGACAGCGACGATATCTACGATCCGAACATCGACGTCGTGGAATTGCGCGCCCGTGTCGGCATGGTCTTCCAGAAGCCGAACCCGTTCCCGAAGTCGATCTACGAAAATGTCGCCTACGGCCCGCGCATCCATGGTCTTGCAAAAGCGAAGGCCGACATGGACGCCATCGTCGAGCAGAGCCTTCAGAAGGCGGGCCTCTGGAACGAGGTGAAGGATCGCCTGCATGAAGGTGGCACCGGCCTTTCCGGTGGCCAGCAGCAGCGCCTGTGTATCGCCCGCGCCGTCGCCGTCAGCCCGGAAGTCATCCTCATGGATGAACCCTGCTCGGCGCTCGACCCGATCGCGACCGCCAAGGTCGAGGAGCTGATCCACGAGTTGCGCGCCAACTTCACCATCGTCATCGTGACGCACTCCATGCAGCAGGCGGCCCGCGTCTCGCAGCGCACGGCCATGTTCCACCTCGGCAACCTCGTCGAGGAGAACGACACCGACAAGATGTTCACCAACCCGGACGACCAGCGCACGCAGGACTACATCATGGGCCGCTTCGGCTGA
- the phoU gene encoding phosphate signaling complex protein PhoU, translating to MSSTHIVSIYDEELKYLSRRISEMGGTAEQMVADSVRALVSTDAALAQKVISEDIILDNAERQINEKAIVTIAKRQPMAADLREIMGAIRIAAELERVGDLGKNTAKRVIAVQSSGMPRKLARGLEHLAELALIQLKEVLDVYATRSIDKAKAIRERDDEIDAIYTSLFRELLTYMMEDPRNITPCTHLLFCAKNIERIGDHATNIAETIYYMATGSQPEGERPKDDTSTSVVAADVTE from the coding sequence ATGTCATCTACCCATATCGTCTCGATCTATGACGAAGAACTGAAGTACCTTTCCCGCCGCATCTCCGAAATGGGCGGCACCGCCGAGCAGATGGTGGCCGATTCCGTCCGCGCCCTCGTTTCCACCGATGCGGCGCTGGCGCAGAAGGTGATCTCGGAAGACATCATCCTCGACAATGCCGAGCGCCAGATCAACGAGAAGGCCATCGTCACCATCGCCAAGCGCCAGCCGATGGCGGCGGACTTGCGCGAGATCATGGGCGCGATCCGCATCGCGGCGGAGCTGGAGCGCGTCGGCGACCTCGGCAAGAACACCGCCAAGCGCGTCATCGCCGTGCAGAGCTCGGGCATGCCCCGCAAGCTCGCCCGCGGCCTGGAGCACCTTGCCGAGCTAGCGCTGATCCAGCTCAAGGAAGTGCTCGACGTCTACGCCACCCGCTCCATCGACAAGGCCAAGGCGATCCGCGAGCGCGACGACGAGATCGACGCGATTTACACCTCGCTGTTCCGCGAACTCCTCACCTACATGATGGAGGACCCGCGCAACATCACGCCCTGCACGCACCTGCTGTTCTGCGCCAAGAACATCGAGCGCATCGGCGACCACGCGACCAACATCGCGGAAACTATCTACTACATGGCGACCGGCTCGCAGCCGGAAGGCGAGCGTCCGAAGGACGACACCTCGACCTCCGTCGTCGCCGCCGACGTCACCGAGTAA
- the phoB gene encoding phosphate regulon transcriptional regulator PhoB, with amino-acid sequence MVPRIAVVEDEEALSVLLRYNLEAEGFEVDTILSGDEAEMRLQERMPDLLILDWMLPGVSGIELCRRLRQRPETERLPIIMLTARGEESERVRGLATGADDYVVKPFSTPELVARVRAMLRRAKPEVVSTLLRCGDIELDRETHRVHRRTREVRLGPTEFRLLEFLMTSPGRVFSRSQLLDGVWGHDIYVDERTVDVHVGRLRKALNFANMQDVIRTVRGAGYSLES; translated from the coding sequence ATGGTGCCCAGAATTGCCGTCGTGGAAGACGAGGAGGCGCTGAGCGTCCTCCTGCGCTACAATCTGGAGGCCGAAGGCTTCGAGGTGGACACGATCCTCTCCGGCGACGAGGCCGAGATGCGCCTTCAGGAGCGCATGCCGGACCTTCTCATCCTTGACTGGATGCTGCCCGGCGTCTCCGGCATCGAACTCTGCCGGCGCCTGCGCCAGCGGCCGGAAACCGAGCGCCTGCCGATCATCATGCTGACGGCGCGCGGTGAGGAGAGCGAGCGTGTGCGCGGCCTTGCGACCGGCGCGGACGATTATGTGGTCAAGCCCTTCTCCACGCCGGAGCTGGTCGCCCGCGTGCGCGCCATGTTGCGCCGCGCCAAGCCCGAAGTCGTCTCGACGCTCCTGCGCTGCGGTGACATCGAGCTGGACCGCGAGACGCACCGCGTCCACCGCCGCACGCGCGAAGTGCGCCTCGGCCCGACGGAATTCCGCCTGCTGGAGTTCCTGATGACCTCGCCGGGCCGCGTCTTCTCCCGCTCGCAGCTTCTCGACGGCGTCTGGGGCCATGACATCTATGTCGACGAACGCACCGTCGACGTGCATGTCGGCCGCCTGCGCAAGGCGCTCAATTTCGCCAACATGCAGGACGTCATCCGCACGGTCCGCGGTGCCGGCTATTCGCTGGAATCCTGA
- a CDS encoding GcrA family cell cycle regulator produces MNWTDERVEKLKKLWSEGLSASQIAAQLGGVSRNAVIGKVHRLNLPGRAKAGGTQTASRPKRPAVAAAPRPSNFAARPATVRPVARPAGNTLPKEELDVDFDIQSEQLPVPANGNNVVVPMSRKLELTQLTERTCKWPIGDPLNDDFHFCGNESPDNSPYCTYHQRLAYQPSAERRRMR; encoded by the coding sequence ATGAACTGGACAGACGAGCGGGTCGAGAAACTCAAGAAGCTCTGGAGCGAGGGCCTGAGCGCCAGCCAGATCGCTGCGCAGCTCGGCGGCGTCAGCCGCAACGCGGTCATCGGCAAGGTGCACCGCCTGAACCTTCCGGGCCGCGCCAAGGCTGGCGGAACGCAGACCGCCTCGCGCCCCAAGCGTCCGGCCGTGGCCGCCGCCCCGCGCCCGTCGAATTTCGCAGCCCGTCCGGCGACCGTCCGTCCGGTCGCCCGCCCGGCCGGCAATACGCTTCCCAAGGAAGAACTCGACGTCGATTTCGACATCCAGAGCGAACAGCTCCCGGTTCCGGCCAACGGCAACAACGTCGTCGTGCCGATGTCGCGCAAGCTGGAACTGACGCAGCTTACCGAGCGCACCTGCAAGTGGCCGATCGGCGATCCGCTGAACGACGACTTCCACTTCTGCGGCAACGAGTCCCCGGACAACTCGCCCTATTGCACCTACCACCAGCGCCTCGCCTACCAGCCGTCGGCCGAGCGTCGCCGGATGCGCTGA
- a CDS encoding aspartate aminotransferase family protein: MADAAPLYETYMRAPLRFTRGEGVWLVAEDGERYLDFAAGVAVNSLGHAHPHLVAALKDQADKVWHLSNLYEIPGQESLGRRLTDATFADKVFFTNSGAEALECAIKTARRYHFAKGHPGKYHIITFEGAFHGRTIATIAAGGQEKYIEGFGPKAPGFLKLPFGDIAAVKDAITEETAGILIEPVQGEGGIRPVPKEFMQELRQLCDEYGLLLILDEVQSGVGRTGRLFAHEWSGVAPDIMAVAKGIGGGFPLGACLATNEAASGMVAGTHGSTYGGNPLAMAVGNAVLDVVLEDGFLEHVRDVALVFRQGLAALKDRFPDVIEDVRGEGLMLGIKAKIPVAELLAAVRAEKLLGVPAGDNVLRLLPPLTVTAEEAREGLARIERAAEKLTAAVKAA; this comes from the coding sequence ATGGCCGATGCCGCGCCGCTCTATGAAACCTATATGCGTGCGCCTCTCCGGTTCACGCGAGGGGAGGGCGTATGGCTCGTCGCCGAGGATGGTGAGCGCTATCTCGATTTCGCCGCCGGCGTCGCCGTCAATTCGCTGGGGCACGCCCATCCGCATCTCGTCGCCGCGCTGAAGGACCAGGCCGACAAGGTCTGGCACCTGTCGAACCTCTATGAAATCCCGGGCCAGGAAAGCCTCGGCCGCCGGCTGACGGATGCGACCTTCGCCGACAAGGTGTTCTTCACCAATTCGGGCGCCGAGGCGCTGGAATGCGCCATCAAGACGGCGCGGCGCTATCACTTCGCCAAGGGGCATCCCGGCAAGTATCATATCATCACCTTCGAGGGCGCCTTCCACGGCCGCACCATCGCCACCATCGCGGCCGGCGGGCAGGAAAAGTACATTGAGGGCTTTGGCCCCAAGGCCCCGGGCTTCCTCAAGCTCCCCTTCGGCGATATCGCCGCCGTCAAGGATGCGATCACCGAGGAGACGGCAGGCATCCTGATCGAGCCGGTGCAGGGCGAGGGCGGCATCCGCCCGGTGCCGAAGGAATTCATGCAGGAGCTGCGCCAGCTCTGCGACGAATACGGCCTGCTGCTCATTCTCGACGAGGTTCAGTCGGGTGTCGGCCGCACGGGCCGCCTCTTCGCCCATGAATGGTCGGGCGTCGCGCCCGATATCATGGCGGTCGCCAAGGGTATCGGCGGCGGCTTCCCGCTCGGCGCCTGCCTGGCCACGAATGAAGCCGCCTCCGGCATGGTCGCTGGCACGCACGGCTCCACCTATGGCGGCAATCCGCTCGCCATGGCGGTCGGCAATGCGGTGCTCGACGTCGTTCTTGAGGACGGGTTCCTCGAGCATGTGCGCGACGTCGCGCTCGTCTTCCGCCAGGGGCTTGCGGCGCTGAAGGACCGTTTCCCGGACGTTATCGAGGATGTGCGCGGCGAGGGGCTGATGCTCGGCATCAAGGCGAAGATTCCGGTCGCCGAACTGCTGGCCGCCGTGCGCGCGGAAAAGCTGCTCGGCGTGCCCGCCGGCGACAACGTGCTGCGCCTGCTGCCGCCGCTGACCGTCACGGCGGAGGAGGCGCGCGAGGGGCTGGCCCGCATCGAGCGGGCGGCGGAAAAGCTGACGGCGGCCGTCAAGGCCGCTTAA
- the argF gene encoding ornithine carbamoyltransferase, with protein MAKHFLDLSAVSESDLRVIMDDAHSRKAANKAGTETKPLAGKMLAMIFEKPSTRTRVSFDVGMRQLGGETLFLSGTEMQLGRAETIGDTAKVLSRYVDAIMIRTTDHSRLLELAEHATVPVINALTDLTHPCQIMADIMTFEEHRGSTKGKTFSWMGDGNNVLHSFVEGSARFGYTMRMAVPMGSEPDDKILNWARDNGGDILLGHDPEAIADGSDLIVTDCWVSMNQEHRARGHNIFQPYQVNRELMARADKDALFMHCLPAHRGEEVTDEVIDGPQSVVFDEAENRLHAQKSILAWCFGVV; from the coding sequence ATGGCCAAGCATTTTCTCGATCTTTCCGCCGTTTCGGAAAGCGATCTCCGCGTCATCATGGACGACGCGCACAGCCGCAAGGCCGCCAACAAGGCCGGCACGGAGACGAAGCCGCTCGCCGGCAAGATGCTGGCGATGATCTTCGAGAAGCCCTCCACGCGCACCCGCGTCTCCTTCGACGTCGGCATGCGCCAGCTCGGCGGCGAGACGTTGTTCCTGTCGGGCACGGAAATGCAGCTCGGCCGCGCCGAGACCATCGGCGATACGGCCAAGGTCCTGTCGCGCTATGTCGACGCCATCATGATCCGCACGACCGACCATTCGCGTCTGCTGGAGCTTGCCGAGCACGCCACCGTGCCGGTCATCAACGCCCTGACGGACCTTACCCATCCCTGCCAGATCATGGCCGACATCATGACCTTCGAGGAGCATCGCGGCTCTACGAAGGGCAAGACCTTCTCCTGGATGGGCGACGGCAACAACGTCCTGCACTCCTTCGTCGAGGGTTCGGCCCGCTTCGGCTACACGATGAGGATGGCGGTGCCGATGGGCTCCGAACCGGACGACAAGATCCTCAACTGGGCGCGCGACAACGGCGGCGACATTCTGCTCGGTCACGATCCGGAGGCGATCGCCGACGGTTCCGATCTCATCGTCACCGACTGCTGGGTCTCAATGAACCAGGAGCATCGCGCCCGCGGCCACAACATCTTCCAGCCCTACCAGGTCAACAGGGAGCTCATGGCACGCGCCGACAAGGATGCGCTCTTCATGCACTGCCTGCCCGCCCATCGTGGCGAGGAGGTGACCGACGAGGTGATCGACGGCCCGCAGTCGGTGGTCTTCGACGAGGCGGAGAACCGTCTGCACGCGCAGAAGTCGATCCTTGCCTGGTGCTTCGGCGTCGTCTGA
- a CDS encoding Hsp33 family molecular chaperone, translating to MAENALKLGEPGFAGDDHVLPFQVEGLDVRGRAVQLGPMLDGILGRHDYPAPVARLLAEAITLTVLLGTSLKFEGKLIVQTKGDGPVDLLVADFAAPENVRAYARFDQQALDAAVAVGATEPHELLGKGILAFTIDQGAHTQRYQGIVPLDGHTLEEIAGVYFRQSEQIPTKVRLGVAELYDRDETGKARHRWRAGGMVAQFLPQSPERMRQADLPGGDGDEAGHKIDDDDNWAEAKTMVETIDADELTDPNVGTERLLYRLFHERGVRVYQPQQVFDRCSCSREKLKGVLAGLSAEEIAHTADDKGEIAVTCEFCSTTYRFEAAEVLPQ from the coding sequence ATGGCTGAAAACGCCCTGAAACTCGGTGAACCCGGCTTTGCCGGCGACGACCATGTCCTACCGTTCCAGGTGGAAGGCCTCGATGTGCGCGGCAGGGCCGTGCAGCTCGGCCCGATGCTCGACGGCATTCTCGGCCGGCACGATTATCCCGCGCCCGTCGCCCGGCTGCTTGCCGAAGCGATCACGCTCACCGTGCTGCTCGGCACCTCGCTGAAGTTCGAGGGCAAGCTGATCGTCCAGACCAAGGGCGACGGTCCCGTCGACCTGCTCGTCGCCGATTTCGCCGCTCCGGAGAACGTGCGCGCCTATGCCCGCTTCGACCAGCAGGCGCTGGATGCCGCCGTCGCGGTAGGCGCCACCGAGCCGCACGAGCTTCTCGGCAAGGGCATCCTCGCATTCACCATCGATCAGGGTGCGCATACGCAGCGTTACCAGGGCATCGTCCCGCTCGACGGTCACACGCTGGAGGAGATCGCCGGCGTCTATTTCCGCCAGTCGGAGCAGATCCCGACCAAGGTGCGCCTTGGCGTCGCCGAACTCTACGACCGCGACGAGACCGGCAAGGCCCGCCATCGCTGGCGCGCGGGCGGCATGGTTGCGCAGTTCCTGCCGCAGTCGCCTGAGCGCATGCGTCAGGCCGATCTTCCCGGCGGCGACGGTGACGAGGCCGGCCACAAGATCGACGACGATGACAACTGGGCGGAAGCCAAGACCATGGTCGAGACCATCGACGCGGACGAGCTGACGGATCCAAATGTCGGCACCGAGCGGCTGCTTTACCGCCTCTTCCACGAGCGGGGCGTGCGCGTCTACCAGCCGCAGCAGGTCTTCGACCGCTGCTCCTGCTCGCGCGAGAAGCTGAAGGGCGTTCTGGCCGGCCTCAGCGCCGAGGAGATCGCCCATACCGCGGATGACAAGGGCGAGATCGCGGTGACCTGCGAGTTCTGCTCGACGACCTACCGCTTCGAGGCGGCGGAGGTCCTGCCGCAGTAA
- the apaG gene encoding Co2+/Mg2+ efflux protein ApaG produces MYRALTRDIEVTVEPYYLADQSDPDDSRYVWGYRVVISNHSEVAVRLMTRYWHITDQNGQVDEVNGPGVIGEQPVLRPGDTYEYSSGCPLETPSGIMFGRYRMEAETGEAFDVAIPAFSLDTPGQVRTLN; encoded by the coding sequence ATGTATCGTGCGCTGACCCGCGACATCGAAGTGACCGTAGAGCCATATTATCTGGCCGATCAGTCCGATCCTGACGACAGCCGCTATGTCTGGGGATACCGCGTCGTCATTTCCAACCATTCCGAAGTCGCCGTGCGCCTGATGACGCGCTACTGGCACATTACCGACCAGAACGGACAGGTGGACGAGGTCAACGGGCCGGGCGTCATCGGCGAGCAGCCGGTGCTACGGCCGGGCGATACCTACGAATATTCCTCCGGCTGCCCTCTGGAAACGCCGTCGGGCATCATGTTCGGACGGTATCGCATGGAAGCGGAAACGGGCGAGGCCTTCGACGTCGCCATCCCGGCGTTCTCGCTGGATACGCCGGGACAGGTGCGCACGCTCAATTGA